One part of the Lycorma delicatula isolate Av1 chromosome 7, ASM4794821v1, whole genome shotgun sequence genome encodes these proteins:
- the LOC142327673 gene encoding protein C19orf12 homolog — MPVNQHEIIGVLAQLAEEREIKVAVTESLKGAALVGAATFIGGILLGPLGLAAGGIAGGITAAASSKNSFRPVAKVILEDMSPKQQALLASRVHNILREFNVTDLVLLLPIIQGNARLGEAVMSALLGFIQSEMNLRLM, encoded by the exons atgccTGTTAATCAACATGAAATAATAGGAGTATTAGCTCAATTGGCAGAAGAGAGAGAAATTAAAGTTGCTGTTACAGAATCATTAAAAGGAGCTGCTTTGGTCGGTGCAGCAACATTCATTGGCGGTATTTTACTTGGACCATTAGGTTTAGCTGCTG GTGGAATTGCTGGGGGTATTACTGCAGCAGCATCCAGTAAAAATTCATTCCGTCCTGTAGCTAAAGTAATTCTTGAAGACATGTCACCAAAGCAACAAGCATTACTTGCTTCAAGAGTTCACAATATTCTTCGGGAATTTAATGTCACCGATTTAGTTTTGTTATTACCAATTATTCAAGGAAATGCTAGGTTGGGTGAAGCTGTTATGAGTGCTCTTTTAGGATTTATACAAAGTGAAATGAATCTTAGACTGATGtag